A genomic region of Hyalangium gracile contains the following coding sequences:
- a CDS encoding penicillin-binding protein 1A produces the protein MKTPEPKTDRSRSKLVLDGVKKRPWWVFPLKLAGWMALTGATAGVVAVVAVYYIFSPGLPAIPKVDEYWPPIVSEVYTDDAVLAGEFYNQRRKVVPYERIPKRLVQAFIASEDSSFFDHMGVDILGTARAVTKTVGTKLGLRSGGVQGGSTLTQQTAKAVLIAAEGYKEATAKTPKRKIREALLARRLEAALTKEEILYLYLNNVFLGHHSYGVQSAAENYYRKDVKDLTLGEMTLIAGLPQAPSRYSPFLRPEAAKKRRSYVLRRMLEEGMITREEHDTANAEPVKVYPVEDVFHEFAPYFVEQARRDIVERYGNPALLDQGLKIFTTMDSERQRAAQEAVLTGLLELDKRQGWRGALMNLPTEEERKAFVERARKAMGNEELVLNRFYVALVTKLDDDGKGADIQVGPHAGRLPLLGMHWARKVNPESYYSPGAMISHVKKAIAVGDLVVVRHVLKKDLTDDKEQWDKKLAEAIPADEAVPLDEKQQVPGSLSPGPMKSNSTGPKIFRLEQVPEPQSALVSIDPHRQYLTAMVGGYDFDDNEFNRAFQACRQPGSSYKPLVYSAAIEKLNWTEATVIVDSPIVEHDPDTKVAWKPENYTEEFVGDVLLRNAMINSMNIPAVKTFGAVGTKNMAEWARTLGLSTPMNMDFSAALGSSCVYPVELAQVYATFNRYGRKKPTYFIRKIEDRFGRTLEDHTAFDDPWAPLQDRVAASYARLFEPGEQVMSPETGFITTHLMRGVVLEGTGGPAQRLGKPSAGKTGTTNDSFDTWFSGFTRDLVTVAWVGYDLNPHPLNRFETGGRAALPIWLDYMKKALAERPQGEFVPWQSMEIVRLPIDNKTGKIASESSKNMKVMFFKKGTEPKEVAPQKGQIDEQQFLMGQQ, from the coding sequence ATGAAGACTCCCGAACCGAAGACTGACCGCAGCCGCTCCAAGCTCGTGCTCGACGGGGTGAAGAAGCGCCCCTGGTGGGTGTTCCCCCTCAAGCTCGCGGGCTGGATGGCCCTCACCGGCGCCACGGCGGGAGTCGTAGCCGTGGTGGCGGTGTACTACATCTTCTCGCCAGGGCTGCCCGCCATCCCCAAGGTGGACGAGTACTGGCCGCCCATCGTCAGCGAGGTGTACACGGACGACGCGGTGCTGGCCGGCGAGTTCTACAACCAGCGGCGCAAGGTGGTGCCCTACGAGCGCATCCCCAAGCGGCTGGTGCAGGCGTTCATCGCCAGCGAGGACTCCAGCTTCTTCGACCACATGGGCGTGGACATCCTGGGCACCGCGCGCGCCGTGACGAAGACGGTGGGCACCAAGCTGGGGCTGCGCAGCGGCGGCGTGCAGGGCGGTTCCACCCTGACGCAGCAGACGGCGAAGGCGGTGCTGATTGCCGCCGAGGGCTACAAGGAGGCCACCGCGAAGACGCCCAAGCGGAAGATCCGCGAGGCGCTGCTGGCCCGGCGCCTGGAGGCGGCGCTGACCAAGGAGGAGATCCTCTACCTCTACCTGAACAACGTCTTCCTCGGGCACCACAGCTACGGCGTGCAGAGCGCGGCGGAGAACTACTACCGCAAGGACGTGAAGGACCTGACGCTGGGAGAGATGACGCTCATTGCTGGCCTGCCCCAGGCGCCCAGCCGCTACTCGCCCTTCCTGCGGCCCGAGGCGGCCAAGAAGCGCCGCTCCTACGTGCTGCGCCGCATGCTCGAGGAGGGGATGATTACCCGCGAGGAGCACGACACCGCCAACGCCGAGCCGGTGAAGGTGTATCCGGTGGAGGACGTGTTCCACGAGTTCGCCCCGTACTTCGTCGAGCAGGCCCGCCGCGACATCGTCGAGCGCTACGGCAACCCGGCGCTGCTGGACCAGGGCCTGAAGATCTTCACCACCATGGACAGCGAGCGTCAGCGCGCGGCCCAGGAGGCGGTGCTCACCGGACTGCTGGAGCTGGACAAGCGCCAGGGCTGGCGCGGCGCCCTGATGAACCTGCCCACGGAGGAGGAGCGCAAGGCCTTCGTCGAGCGCGCCAGGAAGGCCATGGGCAACGAGGAGCTGGTCCTCAACCGCTTCTACGTGGCGCTGGTGACGAAGCTCGACGACGACGGCAAGGGCGCCGACATCCAGGTGGGGCCGCACGCCGGCCGGCTGCCGCTGCTCGGCATGCACTGGGCGCGCAAGGTGAACCCCGAGTCCTACTACTCGCCGGGGGCGATGATCTCGCACGTGAAGAAGGCCATCGCCGTGGGCGACCTGGTCGTCGTGCGCCACGTGCTGAAGAAGGACCTCACGGACGACAAGGAGCAGTGGGACAAGAAGCTGGCCGAGGCCATCCCCGCCGACGAGGCGGTGCCGCTGGACGAGAAGCAGCAGGTGCCGGGCTCGCTGTCGCCCGGGCCCATGAAGTCCAACAGCACCGGCCCGAAGATCTTCCGGCTGGAGCAGGTGCCCGAGCCACAGAGCGCGCTCGTCTCCATCGATCCGCACCGGCAGTACCTCACCGCCATGGTGGGCGGGTACGACTTCGACGACAACGAGTTCAACCGCGCCTTCCAGGCATGCCGTCAGCCGGGCAGCTCCTACAAGCCGCTGGTGTACTCGGCGGCCATCGAGAAGCTCAACTGGACGGAGGCCACCGTCATCGTGGACTCGCCCATCGTCGAGCACGATCCGGACACCAAGGTGGCCTGGAAGCCGGAGAACTACACCGAGGAGTTCGTGGGCGACGTGCTGCTGCGCAACGCCATGATCAACTCGATGAACATCCCCGCGGTGAAGACGTTCGGCGCGGTGGGCACCAAGAACATGGCCGAGTGGGCCCGCACCCTGGGCCTGTCCACGCCCATGAACATGGACTTCTCCGCCGCGCTCGGCTCCTCGTGCGTCTACCCGGTGGAGCTGGCGCAGGTGTACGCCACCTTCAACCGCTACGGCCGCAAGAAGCCCACCTACTTCATCCGCAAGATCGAGGACCGCTTCGGGCGCACGCTCGAGGACCACACCGCGTTCGATGACCCGTGGGCGCCGCTGCAGGACCGCGTGGCCGCCAGCTACGCGCGGCTGTTCGAGCCGGGCGAACAGGTGATGAGCCCCGAGACGGGCTTCATCACCACGCACCTGATGCGCGGCGTGGTGCTGGAGGGCACCGGCGGCCCGGCTCAGCGCCTGGGCAAGCCGTCCGCGGGCAAGACGGGCACCACCAACGACTCGTTCGACACGTGGTTCTCCGGCTTCACGCGCGACTTGGTGACGGTGGCGTGGGTGGGCTACGACCTGAACCCGCACCCGCTCAACCGCTTCGAGACGGGTGGCCGCGCCGCGCTCCCCATCTGGCTGGACTACATGAAGAAGGCCCTCGCCGAGCGGCCCCAGGGCGAGTTCGTCCCCTGGCAGAGCATGGAGATCGTTCGCCTGCCCATCGACAACAAGACGGGGAAGATCGCCTCCGAGAGCTCCAAGAACATGAAGGTCATGTTCTTCAAGAAGGGGACGGAGCCGAAGGAAGTGGCCCCGCAGAAGGGCCAGATCGACGAGCAGCAGTTCCTGATGGGCCAGCAGTAG
- a CDS encoding SDR family NAD(P)-dependent oxidoreductase has protein sequence MAESRYGTALITGASSGLGRGLALWFAKRGARVFAAARRREHLQALAEEARAAGGNLEPLELDVSRTDETIARIQRIDADCGGLELVVANAGVGLPTDGKRFNWERVKQIIDVNVTGAAATLGAVLPRMVERQRGHLVGVSSLAGFRGLPQNAAYSGSKAFFTTFLESLRVDLQGTGVRVTCIQPGFVKSEMTAPNRHPMPFLLETEDAVDRMARAITRGVPVFAFPWQTSALMKVVTAMPNPLFDAIARRVR, from the coding sequence ATGGCGGAGAGCAGGTACGGCACGGCACTGATCACCGGAGCCTCGAGCGGCCTGGGGCGGGGACTGGCCTTGTGGTTCGCGAAGCGGGGCGCGCGCGTGTTCGCCGCGGCGAGGCGGCGCGAGCACCTCCAGGCCCTGGCAGAGGAGGCCCGCGCGGCGGGCGGCAACCTGGAGCCCCTGGAGCTGGACGTCTCCAGGACGGACGAGACGATCGCGCGCATCCAGCGCATCGACGCGGACTGCGGCGGGCTGGAGCTGGTGGTGGCCAACGCCGGCGTGGGGCTGCCGACGGACGGCAAGCGCTTCAACTGGGAGCGCGTGAAGCAGATCATCGACGTGAACGTCACCGGGGCGGCGGCCACGCTGGGCGCGGTGCTGCCACGGATGGTGGAGCGCCAGCGCGGCCACCTGGTGGGCGTCTCCAGCCTGGCGGGCTTCCGGGGGCTGCCGCAGAACGCCGCCTACTCCGGCTCCAAGGCGTTCTTCACCACCTTCCTGGAGAGCCTGCGCGTGGACCTGCAGGGCACCGGCGTGCGCGTCACCTGCATCCAGCCGGGCTTCGTGAAGAGCGAGATGACGGCGCCCAACCGCCACCCCATGCCCTTCCTGCTGGAGACGGAGGACGCGGTGGACCGGATGGCCAGGGCCATCACGCGCGGGGTGCCGGTGTTCGCCTTCCCGTGGCAGACGAGCGCGCTGATGAAGGTGGTGACGGCGATGCCGAACCCGCTCTTCGACGCGATCGCGCGCCGGGTGCGCTGA
- a CDS encoding serine hydrolase, which translates to MMLAALVSLLPITVLAAAPPAEPAPLADLAPYVTQAMRDWKVPGVSIAVVKDGKVVLARGFGVREVGKPAPVDERTVFAIGSLTKGFTSAAVGLLVDAKQLGWDDPVTEHLPGFALADPYVTRELTLRDVLSHRSGVKEDAEALWYGTKYTRKDIIARLRHLEQQAGLRGTVTYSNVMYLVAGEAAAARAGMSWDSLVRKRLFEPLGMSSTGTHVEELAALSNVATPHVDRTGEPRPARWMDGSAVGPAAAIHSNARDLARWLLMLLGKGTLEGKRVLSPEVVEELHTPQMPLRRDALTRRLFPESHLDAHGLGWLLKDHRGRWMVWNTGGMDGMTCSAALLPEEALGVIVLTNGPRTSFPEALVYRVVDSYLGAPVKDWNKLRLEVSLEYRKKQKEAEQAQEAARMTGTRPSLPLERYAGTYSRPLLGELTVSADKGRLRVGFAGWEGEAEHWHHDTFRVKWKNEALGTALVTFHLDAQGNPTRGVVQDLGEFERR; encoded by the coding sequence ATGATGCTCGCCGCGCTCGTCTCCCTGCTGCCCATCACCGTGCTCGCCGCCGCGCCCCCGGCCGAGCCCGCGCCACTGGCGGACCTGGCGCCCTACGTCACCCAGGCCATGCGGGACTGGAAGGTCCCCGGCGTGTCGATCGCGGTGGTGAAGGACGGGAAGGTGGTGCTGGCCCGAGGCTTCGGCGTGCGCGAGGTGGGCAAGCCCGCCCCGGTGGATGAGCGCACCGTGTTCGCCATCGGCTCGCTCACGAAGGGCTTCACCTCGGCGGCGGTAGGGCTGCTGGTGGACGCGAAGCAGCTGGGCTGGGACGACCCCGTCACCGAGCACCTGCCGGGCTTCGCGCTGGCCGACCCCTACGTGACGCGGGAGCTGACGCTGCGGGACGTGCTCTCGCACCGCAGCGGCGTGAAGGAGGACGCGGAGGCGCTGTGGTACGGGACGAAGTACACGCGCAAGGACATCATCGCCCGGCTGCGCCACCTGGAGCAGCAGGCGGGGCTGCGCGGCACGGTGACGTACTCGAACGTGATGTACCTGGTGGCGGGCGAGGCCGCGGCGGCGCGAGCGGGGATGAGCTGGGACAGCCTCGTGCGCAAGCGCCTCTTCGAGCCACTGGGGATGAGCTCCACGGGCACGCACGTGGAGGAGCTGGCGGCGCTGAGCAACGTGGCGACGCCGCACGTGGACAGGACGGGAGAGCCGAGGCCCGCTCGCTGGATGGACGGCAGTGCGGTAGGCCCGGCGGCGGCCATTCACTCCAACGCGCGGGACCTGGCGCGCTGGCTGCTGATGCTGCTCGGCAAGGGCACGCTGGAGGGCAAGCGGGTGCTCAGCCCGGAGGTGGTGGAGGAGCTGCACACGCCGCAGATGCCGCTGCGCCGCGACGCGCTGACCCGCCGGCTCTTCCCGGAGAGCCACCTGGACGCCCACGGCCTGGGCTGGCTGCTGAAGGACCACCGGGGCCGGTGGATGGTGTGGAACACCGGGGGCATGGACGGGATGACGTGCTCGGCCGCGCTGCTGCCCGAGGAGGCCCTGGGCGTCATCGTCCTCACCAACGGGCCGCGAACGTCCTTCCCCGAGGCCCTGGTGTACCGGGTGGTGGACAGCTACCTGGGCGCGCCGGTGAAGGACTGGAACAAGCTACGGCTGGAAGTCTCGCTGGAGTACCGCAAGAAGCAGAAGGAGGCCGAGCAGGCCCAGGAGGCCGCGCGCATGACGGGCACGCGCCCCAGCCTGCCGCTGGAGCGCTACGCGGGCACCTACTCCCGGCCGCTGCTGGGAGAGCTCACCGTCTCGGCGGACAAGGGCCGGCTGCGGGTGGGCTTCGCCGGGTGGGAGGGCGAGGCCGAGCACTGGCACCACGACACCTTCCGGGTGAAGTGGAAGAACGAGGCGCTGGGCACGGCGCTGGTCACCTTCCACCTCGACGCGCAGGGCAATCCCACGCGCGGAGTGGTACAGGACCTGGGCGAGTTCGAACGGCGCTGA
- a CDS encoding sensor histidine kinase yields the protein MTRGSHEEERLSHSPTPFHSLQFLSAAGRLLTQRRSGLRRLLRDVARLCTAQGLASFCLVDLAGPRGRLRRVAALHQDPDREAQLRALGSHSRSDTACNPLLDVLQTGVARLFANYPVEIRRQVATLPEPLAGLEEFKPRSVLLVPLRGRRRVLGMFLLGRSEPEAPYGLQELEVAEELARRVVTAVETLRLRRRTRRAERKARFIARASQALSASLDFRATLDQVARLAVPVVADLCTVDILEEDGTIRRLAVGHRAPEKAALAWELEHRWPARLEDAYGPGRVIRDGQPELREIVPPTKLPRAARDAEHLRALRALELESYLVAPLQARGRTLGAITFAYSGSHRHYRKADLRLAMELAARAALAVDNALLYSASREAVRLRDEFLAVASHELKTPLTPLNLRLQTLKRELERHSAQVDAARMKEHVTVLQRQCKRLSTLAESLLDVSRLEVGRLELDLEHLDLSALVHEVVSRFAGQALRTHTPLEVRADGPVVGHWDRIRLEQVVSSLLSNALKYGAGHTVHILVERVANGARLTVADEGIGISPEHLPRIFDRFERAVSAEHFGGLGLGLYLTRHLVEAFGGSIRASSEPGHGATFEVELPLASPTA from the coding sequence GTGACACGCGGGTCGCACGAAGAGGAGCGCCTGTCTCACAGCCCCACCCCGTTTCATTCCCTCCAGTTCCTGTCGGCGGCCGGACGCCTGCTCACCCAGCGACGGAGCGGCCTGCGGCGCCTGCTGCGGGATGTGGCACGCCTGTGCACCGCGCAGGGCCTGGCCAGCTTCTGCCTCGTGGACCTGGCGGGCCCCCGCGGGAGGCTGCGGAGGGTGGCGGCGCTCCATCAGGATCCTGACCGTGAGGCCCAGCTGCGCGCCCTGGGGAGCCACTCCCGCTCGGACACGGCCTGCAACCCGCTGCTCGACGTGCTGCAGACGGGCGTGGCCCGGCTCTTCGCGAACTACCCGGTGGAGATCCGCCGGCAGGTGGCCACGCTGCCGGAGCCGCTCGCGGGCCTGGAGGAGTTCAAGCCCCGCTCGGTGCTGCTGGTGCCGCTGAGGGGACGTCGGCGCGTGCTGGGCATGTTCCTGCTGGGCCGCAGCGAGCCCGAGGCGCCCTACGGGCTCCAGGAGCTGGAGGTAGCCGAGGAGCTCGCGCGCCGGGTCGTCACCGCCGTGGAGACGCTGCGGCTGCGGCGCAGGACACGGCGGGCCGAGCGCAAGGCCCGGTTCATCGCCCGGGCCAGCCAGGCACTCTCGGCCTCGCTCGACTTCCGCGCGACGCTCGACCAGGTGGCCCGGCTCGCGGTGCCCGTGGTGGCGGACCTCTGCACGGTGGACATCCTCGAGGAGGACGGGACGATCCGCCGGCTGGCGGTGGGGCACCGGGCGCCGGAGAAGGCCGCGCTGGCCTGGGAGCTGGAGCACCGCTGGCCCGCTCGCCTGGAAGACGCCTACGGCCCTGGCCGGGTCATCCGCGACGGCCAGCCGGAATTGAGGGAGATCGTCCCGCCGACGAAGCTGCCTCGGGCGGCGCGAGACGCGGAGCACCTGCGCGCCCTGCGTGCCCTGGAGCTCGAGTCGTACCTCGTGGCGCCCCTGCAGGCGCGAGGGCGGACCCTGGGGGCCATCACCTTCGCGTACTCCGGCTCGCACCGGCACTACCGCAAGGCGGACCTGCGGCTGGCCATGGAGCTGGCGGCCCGGGCGGCGCTGGCGGTGGACAACGCTCTGCTCTACAGCGCCTCGCGCGAGGCGGTGCGGCTGCGGGACGAGTTCCTGGCCGTCGCCTCGCACGAGCTGAAGACGCCGCTCACCCCGCTGAACCTCCGCCTGCAGACGCTCAAGCGCGAGCTGGAGCGGCACAGCGCCCAGGTGGATGCCGCGCGCATGAAGGAGCACGTCACCGTGCTCCAGCGCCAGTGCAAGCGGCTGTCCACGCTGGCGGAGAGCCTGCTGGACGTGTCCCGGCTCGAGGTGGGCCGGCTCGAGCTGGACCTGGAGCACCTGGACCTCTCGGCGCTGGTGCATGAGGTGGTGAGCCGCTTCGCGGGCCAGGCGCTGCGCACGCACACGCCGCTGGAGGTCCGGGCCGACGGGCCCGTCGTGGGGCACTGGGATCGCATCCGGCTGGAGCAGGTGGTGAGCAGCCTGCTCAGCAACGCGCTGAAGTACGGCGCCGGCCACACCGTGCACATCCTGGTCGAGCGGGTGGCCAACGGGGCCCGCCTCACGGTGGCGGACGAGGGCATCGGCATCTCGCCGGAGCACCTGCCGCGCATCTTCGACCGCTTCGAGCGCGCGGTCTCCGCGGAGCACTTCGGCGGGCTGGGGCTGGGGCTCTACCTGACGCGGCACCTCGTGGAGGCGTTCGGAGGCAGCATCCGGGCCTCCAGCGAGCCGGGCCATGGCGCCACCTTCGAGGTGGAGCTGCCGCTGGCCTCGCCCACGGCTTGA
- a CDS encoding response regulator encodes MEYLNCLLVIDDDHDIRLSLQDALEMEGYHVATASSGREALESLEHGLRPDLILLDLMMPDISGWAFRSWQRAHPEFASIPVVVVSGQGLSPPEVARLGVDGYLAKPLDLDHLLDTVARFVPPSHQPGVASW; translated from the coding sequence ATGGAGTATCTGAACTGCTTGTTGGTCATCGATGACGACCACGACATCCGGCTGTCACTCCAGGACGCTCTCGAGATGGAGGGGTACCACGTCGCCACCGCGAGCTCGGGCCGAGAGGCCCTGGAGTCTCTCGAGCACGGCCTGCGACCGGACCTCATCCTGCTCGACCTGATGATGCCCGACATCAGCGGATGGGCCTTCCGCTCCTGGCAGCGCGCCCACCCGGAGTTCGCGTCCATCCCCGTGGTCGTCGTCTCCGGCCAGGGCCTCAGCCCTCCCGAGGTCGCCCGGCTCGGCGTGGACGGGTACCTCGCCAAGCCGTTGGACCTGGATCACCTGCTGGACACCGTGGCGCGCTTCGTCCCGCCCAGCCACCAGCCCGGGGTCGCCTCCTGGTAG
- a CDS encoding histone deacetylase family protein: MTPPTLLLTDPLFLKHDPGPRHPESPARLRSILSVLARAPIEGTQVGQPRSATEAELASVHTPELRKYLLGIAGDFAEIDPDTHASPDSYDAAVLAAGAAVQAVDEVMAGRARNAFALVRPPGHHAEPGRAMGFCLFNNVAIASETARRHGAERVLVLDWDVHHGNGTQAAFWERRDVLYQSVHQYPYYPGTGASHEVGAGAGAGFTVNCGIPGGATDADYAAIFQDLFLPIAEEFRPQLVLVSAGFDAHRSDPIGGMMLTERGFAAMCAAMRSLAESVCGGKLVLLLEGGYSLEGLSQSVHACVEVLAGRGDSFPDGETTSDAMHALARSRQALKPYWPRL, from the coding sequence ATGACGCCCCCCACCCTGCTGCTGACCGACCCCCTGTTCCTGAAGCATGATCCCGGCCCCCGCCACCCGGAGAGCCCGGCCCGGCTGCGGAGCATCCTCTCGGTGCTGGCCCGCGCGCCGATAGAGGGGACGCAGGTAGGACAGCCGCGCTCGGCGACGGAGGCGGAGCTGGCCTCCGTGCACACACCGGAGCTGCGCAAGTACCTGCTGGGCATCGCGGGGGACTTCGCGGAGATTGATCCGGACACCCATGCCTCGCCGGACAGCTATGACGCGGCGGTGCTGGCCGCGGGGGCGGCGGTGCAGGCGGTGGACGAGGTGATGGCGGGCCGGGCGCGCAATGCCTTCGCGCTGGTGCGCCCCCCCGGGCACCACGCCGAGCCCGGGAGGGCCATGGGCTTCTGCCTCTTCAACAACGTGGCCATCGCTTCGGAGACGGCGCGCCGGCACGGGGCCGAGCGGGTGCTGGTGCTCGACTGGGACGTGCACCACGGCAACGGCACCCAGGCGGCCTTCTGGGAGCGGCGGGACGTGCTCTACCAGTCGGTGCACCAGTACCCGTACTACCCGGGCACGGGCGCGTCGCACGAGGTGGGCGCGGGCGCGGGCGCGGGCTTCACCGTCAACTGCGGCATCCCGGGAGGCGCCACGGACGCGGACTACGCGGCCATCTTCCAGGACCTGTTCCTGCCCATCGCGGAGGAGTTCCGGCCGCAGCTGGTGCTCGTCTCGGCGGGGTTCGATGCGCACCGGAGCGATCCCATCGGGGGGATGATGCTCACCGAGCGAGGCTTCGCGGCGATGTGCGCGGCGATGCGCTCGCTGGCCGAGAGCGTCTGCGGAGGCAAGCTGGTGCTCCTGCTGGAGGGCGGGTACTCGCTGGAGGGCCTCTCGCAGTCCGTGCATGCCTGCGTGGAGGTGCTCGCGGGCCGGGGAGACTCGTTCCCCGACGGGGAGACGACGTCGGACGCGATGCACGCGCTGGCCCGGAGCCGGCAGGCGCTGAAGCCCTACTGGCCCCGGCTCTGA
- a CDS encoding methyl-accepting chemotaxis protein, translating into MARRFQKFGLRGVLFGFFTAAQAILFLALSFVVPDWVKEFLDTRLAVHGHAKAQEIARVIATEGLSVQPGDPLRAVLDPMRRDDDFKFAVIVNKEGQRAATVGSPPGDLDAMATRFVREGMPAELDLESGDRLITEPLEGDRGWVLVGLNFSAINKAVYALRLKVLGVFGVGMLLFLPLFIFVTRALILQPLDAMMSMARRLAESDLTGRVEVVTQDELGKLAEALNRIAQSWRETLGRVRGVSEGLAGVIEQISRTGTTVSSGAGTVQARVEETSSSMVEMLASLRGIADNVEVLYQSAEQSSSSIVEMAATNDEVAENVQSMAASVEETTSAIEEMSFSIREVATNISALSSSTEETSTSIKRMDSSIGQVETNANETARLSEQVSEDAQSGVESLQKTLTGIDRIKETSRTAAGVIESLGKRISDIGNILNVIDDVAEQTNLLALNAAIIAAQAGEHGKGFAVVAEEIKDLAERTGASTKEIADLIRSIQDESRNAVAVMNQGVRNVEEGVQLGREAEGALWKINDSAQKATQMVKAIARATVEQARGSRQVTTAIQRISETVSMISKASNEQAKGSDQIIKSAERMKAITAHVQRSSQEQTQGSKQITRSIESINEMVTHLNRAQKEQTKGSEQVLKAVETIKGVSEHQTRSVKQLEEAIDHLQKQAEVLRGEVRRFRV; encoded by the coding sequence TTGGCTCGTCGCTTCCAGAAATTCGGTCTTCGAGGAGTTCTCTTCGGGTTCTTCACCGCGGCTCAGGCCATCCTCTTCCTGGCGCTGTCGTTCGTGGTGCCGGACTGGGTGAAGGAGTTCCTGGACACGCGGCTCGCCGTGCACGGGCACGCGAAGGCCCAGGAGATTGCCCGTGTCATCGCCACGGAGGGGCTGTCCGTCCAGCCGGGGGATCCCCTGCGGGCGGTGCTCGACCCCATGCGCCGGGACGATGACTTCAAGTTCGCCGTCATCGTCAACAAGGAGGGCCAGCGCGCCGCCACCGTGGGCAGCCCGCCGGGCGACCTCGACGCCATGGCCACCCGCTTCGTCCGGGAGGGGATGCCCGCCGAGCTCGACCTGGAGAGCGGGGATCGGCTCATCACCGAGCCGCTGGAGGGGGACAGGGGGTGGGTGCTGGTGGGGCTGAACTTCTCCGCCATCAACAAGGCGGTGTACGCGCTGCGGCTGAAGGTGCTGGGCGTGTTCGGCGTGGGGATGCTGCTGTTCCTGCCCCTGTTCATCTTCGTCACCCGGGCGCTCATCCTCCAGCCGCTGGACGCGATGATGTCCATGGCGCGCCGGCTGGCGGAGTCGGACCTCACCGGCCGGGTGGAGGTGGTGACGCAGGACGAGCTGGGCAAGCTCGCCGAGGCGCTCAACCGCATCGCCCAGAGCTGGCGCGAGACGCTGGGCCGGGTGCGCGGCGTGTCCGAGGGCCTGGCCGGCGTCATCGAGCAGATCTCCCGCACCGGCACCACCGTCTCCTCTGGGGCGGGCACCGTCCAGGCGCGCGTGGAGGAGACCTCCTCCTCCATGGTGGAGATGCTGGCGAGCCTGCGCGGCATCGCCGACAACGTGGAGGTGCTCTACCAGAGCGCCGAGCAGAGCAGCTCCTCCATCGTGGAGATGGCCGCCACCAACGACGAGGTGGCCGAGAACGTCCAGTCCATGGCCGCCAGCGTGGAGGAGACCACCAGCGCCATCGAGGAGATGTCCTTCTCCATCCGCGAGGTGGCCACCAACATCTCCGCGCTGTCCTCCTCCACGGAGGAGACATCCACCTCCATCAAGCGGATGGACTCCTCCATCGGCCAGGTGGAGACGAACGCCAACGAGACGGCGCGCCTGTCCGAGCAGGTGTCCGAGGACGCCCAGTCCGGCGTGGAGTCGCTGCAGAAGACGCTCACGGGCATCGACCGCATCAAGGAGACGAGCCGCACCGCCGCCGGCGTCATCGAGAGCCTGGGCAAGCGCATCTCGGACATCGGCAACATCCTCAACGTCATCGACGACGTGGCCGAGCAGACGAACCTGCTGGCGCTCAACGCCGCCATCATCGCCGCCCAGGCGGGCGAGCATGGCAAGGGCTTCGCGGTGGTGGCCGAGGAGATCAAGGACCTGGCCGAGCGCACCGGCGCGTCCACCAAGGAGATCGCCGACCTCATCCGCAGCATCCAGGACGAGAGCCGCAACGCGGTGGCGGTGATGAACCAGGGCGTGCGCAACGTGGAGGAGGGCGTGCAGCTGGGCCGCGAGGCGGAAGGGGCGCTGTGGAAGATCAACGACAGCGCCCAGAAGGCCACGCAGATGGTGAAGGCGATTGCCCGCGCCACGGTGGAGCAGGCCCGCGGCAGCCGGCAGGTGACGACGGCCATCCAGCGCATCTCCGAGACGGTGTCGATGATCTCCAAGGCCTCCAACGAGCAGGCCAAGGGCAGCGATCAGATCATCAAGAGCGCCGAGCGGATGAAGGCCATCACCGCGCACGTGCAGCGCAGCAGCCAGGAGCAGACGCAGGGCAGCAAGCAGATCACCCGCTCCATCGAGAGCATCAACGAGATGGTCACCCACCTCAACCGCGCCCAGAAGGAGCAGACCAAGGGCAGCGAGCAGGTGCTCAAGGCCGTGGAGACCATCAAGGGCGTGTCCGAGCACCAGACGCGCTCCGTCAAGCAGCTCGAGGA